The nucleotide window GCATGCCGTAGCCGAAGAGCCCCCATCCTCTCCGCCCGCGTCCCGGCCCAGCCCCACCGAGGACCTCGTCGCCGCGCCGCCAGCCGAGCCAGTCTCCGTCGAGCATACCGTAGCCGAAGAGCCCCCGCAGCAGTACCAGGCTCCGGAAGCCCAGCCCGGCTCCCCGGACGACACCCTGCTCGGCCGCCAGGTCGGACCCTGCCGCGTCGAGGCCCTCCTCGGCCGCGGCGGCATGGGCGCCGTGTACCGCGCCCATCACATCCCCCTCGACCGCCCCGTCGCGCTCAAAGTCGTCTCCCCCGAGTGGCTGGGCAGCCCCGCGGCCGCGGCAGCCTTCGTGGCCGAAGCCCGCATCGCCGCGCGCCTCGAAGACCCCCGCATCGTCCAGGTCTACGATGTCGGCGTCTACGGGGAGCAGACCTACATCGTGATGCAGTTCCTCCCTGGCGAGAACCTCGAAGCCAAGGTCGGCCGCGACGGCCCCCTGCCGCCGGCAGAGGCCCTGCGCGTCATCAAGGAGGCGGCCTTGGCCCTGGCCGCGGCTCACCGCCAAGGCGTGGTGCACCGCGACGTCAAGCCCGCCAACATCATGCTCGGCCCCGACGGCTCCGTGCGCCTCATGGACTTCGGCATCTCCGTCATGACCGGCCGCTCCGAAGCGCAGCCGGAAGGAATCTCCACCATGGGCTCCTTCGACTTTATGGCCCCGGAGCAGGCCTTCGGCGGACCGCCCGACCCCCGCATGGACCTCTACTCCTTGGGCGCCACCTACTTCTACACTTTGACCGCCCGGCCTCCGTACGAGGCCAAGAACGCGGGAGACCTGCTGCTCCGGCACCGCGAAGCCCCCCTGCCGGACGTGCGGGAGTTGCGCCCCGAGGTGACCGCCGCCGTGGCCGGCCTCATCAAACGGCTCATGGCCAAGAACCCCGCGGCGCGTCCGGCCGGCGCGGGCCATGTCCTGCGCGAGCTCGAATCCCCCCGCATGCTCCTCGACGTCGAAGCCAGCGGCTCGCCCTTCAAGCTCCTGCCGCCGCCCCCGGAGAAGGAAGAGGAAGGCTTCGATTCAGGCGCAGGCTTCGCACCCATGGCCCCCGCTGCGCCCGAGGAACCGGAACCCGCCCCCGAGCCGGCTCCGGCGGCGTCCCCGGCTCCGGCCGCGCCGCACGTCGTGGCGTCCTCACCGCTGCCGCCCCTGCCGACGGCGCCCGCGCACCGGCGGCAGGTCGTCAAGGTCGCGGCGGGCGTGGTGGGCTTGGCCGTGATGGCGCGCTTGTGGCACGGCACGGACCGCCCGGACTGGGCCGCGGCCGGCGTCTTCGCCGCAGCGGCCGCCGCTTTCTGCCTCGCGCAGGCCGGCTGGCGCCCCTGGCTGCGGGGCCTGGCCTCGGGCTTGGCCGGCGTGGGCATGGCGGCCGCCTTCTATCGCTTCGGCGCGGGCGCCTTCGCCTGGCCGGCGCAGACCCCGGACCTCGATTTCTTCGGGCTCGCCGCGCCCGGCCTGGTGGCGGCTGCCGCGGCTTTCTACCTGGGAGTGTGGACCGTGGACCGTCGGGCCGCGGCGGGCCTGATGGTGGGGGCCGGGGCGCTGCTGCTCCTGGCCGCCTTCTCGCTGCAGCTGCCGCCGGAGGCGGACTGGCTGCAGGGGGTGCGGGGGGCCGCGGCGCAGCAGGGGCGGCGATTCGTCGCTTCCGGAGGACTCTGGCGCTGGGGAGGCCTTCTGGCCCTGTTCCTGGCCGGGCTCTTCCTATGGCGCAGGCGCTCGCGCTCGGCGCGCTCCGGCCAGGGTCCCGCCATCCTCAACTGGAACCGCTAGGGCGCCTCAGGGCAGCTGCGGGACCGAGAGCTTGACGTTGGCGATGAGGGGGTCGGGATATATCCCGAAGTACAGGACTCCGGCCGCGGCCACGGCCAGGCAGGCGTAGAGGTATGGGCCCGCGTGCAGGGCCGGGGCCTGCGTCCCGGAAGGGGCCGGCACGAAGAACATGTGATAGGCGATCTTCATGTAGTAGTAGACGGAGACCACGCTGTTGAGCACCGCGACTACGGCCAGGCTGTAGAACACCGCAGGGCTGGCCCCGCCGGAGGCGCTGCGGCCGGCGTCCAGAGCCGCCGCGAACAGGTAGAACTTCCCGATGAAGCCGGCCAGCGGCGGCAGACCGGCCAGCGAAAGCAGGAACAAAGTCATGAGCAGGGCCAAGGACAAGGAGCGCTGGGCGAGGCCGTCGAAGGCCGCGAGCTCATAAGACCCCAAGCCTCCGCGTGATCCATCGTCGCCCACGGCTTGCACCACGGCGAAGGCACCCAGGTTCATGGCCACGTAGACCAGGCTGTAGATAAGGACCCCCTCCAGGCCCAGCGCGTTGGCGGAAACGATGCCGATGAGGATGTAGCCGGCTTGGGCCACGGAGGAGTAGGCCAGCAGCCGCTTGACGTTGTCCTGGAAGATCGCGACGGTGTTGCCCACGGTCATGGTGAGCATGGCCAGCAGCGCCAGCAGCGTGGTGAACTCCAGGCCCGCGGCTGGGACCAGGATCATGTAGACGCGCGCCAGGGCGCCCAAAGTCGCGATCTTCGGGGCCACGGAGAGGAAGGCCGTCACGGGCAGCGGAGCGCCCTCGTAGGCGTCCGGGACCCAGAAGTGCATGGGCGCCATGGCGGCCTTGAAGCCGAAGCCGAGCAGGATGAGCAGCATGGCCAAGCTGAACACCGGGCCCTGGGACTGCAAGGCCGGCAGCCAGAGGCCGGCGCTCGCCGGGTCGACCAGCCGGGTGGTCCCCGTGGCGCCGTAGTAGAGCGATATCCCGTAGACCATGATCGCCGATGAGAAGGCGCCGAAGAGGAAGTACTTGATCGCGCCTTCGTTGGACTTGCGGTTGCTGCGCTCGAAGCCCGCCAGGACGAATGAGGAGACTGAGATGAGCTCCAGGGCTACGAAGACCAGGAGCAGGTCGGTGGCCGAAACCAGCAGCATCATGCCGACGGCGGAGAAAATCAGCAGCGCGCAGAACGTCCCGGCCTGGGCCGGGGGCAGCTGTCCGTACTCGAGGCAGAGCATGACCGTCATGATGACGGACAGGAGCACCGCGAGCTTGAAGAACTGGCTCATCGCATCGACCACCCAGAGGCCGCCGCCGGCGGGCAGTCCGCCGGGGACGGAGAGCCCGCGGGCGATGAGGACCAGGGCCACGGCCGCGGCGACCCAGGCGAAGTGATAGAGGAGTTTGGAGGCCTTCGCCGGAACCAGGAGGTCGGCCAGCATCAGCCCCAGGCCGAGCAGGGAGAGCGCGATCTCGGGCGCCAGCAGGCCTAGGTTCTGCATGGGGTCACTTGATGAGTCCCGCCATGTGGCCGACCGTGGCGTTGATGAGGTCCAGGGCGGGCTTCGGGTAGATGCCCAGGTAGATGGTGAGCGCCACCAAGGGCAGCAAGGCGCACAACTCCCGGGCGTCCAAGTCGGTCAGGTCCTTCCACTTCTCGTTGAACGGCCCCAGGAAGACCTTCTCGAGCATGCGCAGGAAGAAGGCCGTGGTCACGAGCAAGCCGATGACCGAGACCGCGGTGTAGATCTTCCAGCGCGGGAAGGCGCCCACGAAGCAGAGCAGCTCCCCCCAGAAGCCGGACAGGCCCGGCAGCCCGAGGGAGGCGAAGCAGGCCAAAGACATGATCCCCGCGTAGACCGGGACCTTCGCGGCCAGGCCGCCGAAGGCCGTGATGTCGCGGGTGTGCGCCCGGTCGTAGATGACGCCCACGAGAAGGAAGAGCGCGCCGGTGATGATGCCGTGGTTGACCATCTCCAGGACCGAGCCCGCGAATCCCGTGACGCTGAGGCCCGCGATGCCCAGCAGGCAGTAGCCCATGTGGTTGATGGATGAGTAGGCCACCATCTTCTTCATGTCGCTCTGGGCCATGGCGCAGAGCGACCCGTAGACGATGCCGATGACCGCGATGACGACCAAGAAGGGCAGGAACCACTGGAATCCCAGGGGCAGCATGCCGTAGGAGACGCGCATGATGCCGTAGACGCCCATCTTCAGCAGCACCGCGGCCAGCACCACGCTCACCGCTGTCGGGGCCTCGACGTGGGCCAGGGGCAGCCAGGTGTGGAACGGGAAGGCGGGGACCTTGACCGCGAAACCCAGGTAGAAGGCCAGGAAGACGATGATCTGGAAGGTCCTGTCCCAGGTGGGGTGGGCCTGCAGCAGGACCAGCAGGTCGAAGGTGTGCGGGCTGGACTTGAAGTACACGGCCAATATGCCCAGCAGCATGAAGACCGAACCGGTCAAAGTGTAGAGGAAGAACTTGATGGCCGCGTACTCCTTCTTCGGGCCGCCCCAGATCCCGATAAGGAAGTACATGGGCACCAAGGTGATCTCCCAGAAGACGTAGAAGAGCACCAGGTCCAAGGCGGCGAACACCCCGAGCATCCCGACTTCAAGGATCAGGAACCAGAAGAAATACTCCTTGATGCGGTTCTTGATGTTCAAGGAGGCGATCAGCGATACGAAGGTCATCAGAGTCGTCAGCAGGAGCAGGGGGAAGGACAGGCCGTCGACGCCCAAGAAGTACTGCACCCCGACGGATGGGATCCAGGGCAGGCGCTCGACGAACTGCATATCCGAGGTCTGCCGGTCGAAGTAGAAGAACAGCGCCGCGCTCAGCACCAAGGCGAGGCCGGAGAACAGCAGCGAGACAATCTGCACCGCGCGCTCTTTCTCCTTGGGCAGGGCGAGCACCAGCAGGGCCCCGGCCAGGGGCAGGAAGGTGATGAGGCTGAGGATGTTCATGCCATTCTCCTTAACGCCAGGCGATCATGAAAGCGAGCGTGCTCAAGACGGCCGCCGTCCAGAGCAGGTACTCCTGGACCATCCCCCGCCGGATGAGCCAGCGCAAAGAGCCGCCCAGGGACACGCTCAGGCCTCCGGTCTCGTCCACCATCCGGTCGATGAAGAGCGAGTCGAAGAGTTGCCCGAGCTGCGCGGCCGCCAGCGTGAGCAGACCCCAGCCGTCGACGAAGATCCGGTCGATGACCTGCGCATCGATCCAGAAGGCCAGGCGCGCGACGCGGTCGCCCAGGTCCACCAGGGCCAGGAAGATGTCGTCGAGGTAGTAACGGCGGTCCAGGAGGTTGCGCAGGGGCGCCAAGCGCCGCTTGAGGTCTTCCGCCACGCGGAAGTTCGGCCCGCCGTAGAGCCAATAGGACAGCAGGAAGGAACAGAACGCGGCGGCCGTCACCATCCAGCCCAGCCCCGGCGGCGCCTCGTGCAGATGTGGGGCCAAGCCCGCGGGCGCCTCGAAGTGCACCAGACGCTCGAAGATGTGGTCGTGCTCCATGATGGCGCCGCTGAAGACGGAGAGGATGGCCAGTATACCCAGGGGCACGGTCATGGTCAACGGCGACTCATGGGCATGGCGGTAGCGCTCGAGGTCGCGCTCCGTCCCCGTGAAGGTCATGAAGACCATTCGGAACATGTAGAAGGCGGTCAAGGCCGCGCTCAGGGCCAGGATCGCGAAGAGCTGAGGATCGAACTCGTAGACCCTTTCCAGGATCATGTCCTTGGAGTACCAGCCGGAGAAGAACGGGAAGCCCGCGATGGCGAGCGTCCCGACGAATGTGGCGGCGAAAGTGAACGGCATCTTCTTGGAGAGATTCCCCATCAGGCGCATGTCGTTGGTATGCACGGCGTGGATGACCGAGCCCGCGCAGAGGAACAAAAGCGCCTTGAAGGCGGCGTGGGTGGACAGATGGAACAGCCCCGCGGTGAAGCCCCAGCAGCCCAGGGCGCACATCATGAAGCCCAACTGCGAGACCGTGGAAAAAGCCAGGACCCGCTTTATGTCGTAGGAGACTACGGCCATGGTGGCGGCCAGAAAGGCCGTGAGCGCGCCGACCCAGGCCACGGTGAACATGGCGGTGGGGCTGGCGGCATAGATGAAATAGCATCGTGCCACCAGGTAGATGCCGGCGGCGACCATTGTGGCGGCATGGATGAGGGCCGAGACCGGGGTCGGGCCTTCCATGGCGTCGGGCAGCCAGATGAAGAGCGGGAACTGCGCGGACTTGCCCGCCGCGCCGCAGAGGATGCCCAGGCCGATGGCCGTGGCGGCTCCGGCCGGCATGTAGCCGCGCTCGACGAACTGCGCGATCTGCGGGATTTGGAAGCTGCCCACCAGGGAGAAGATGAGCAGCAGCGCCACGAAGAGCCCGAGGTCGCCCAGCTTCGTGGTGATGAAGGCCTTCTTGGCCGCGTAGGCCGGCTCCGGGCGCTCGAACCAGAAGCCGATGAGGATATAGGAGGAGAATCCAACGAGCTCCCAGCAGCAGAAGGTGACCAGGAGGTTGCTGGAGACCACGAGTCCGAGCATGGCGGCCGTGAAGAAGGAGAGGTAGGCGTAGTAGCGCTTGAAGCGCGCGTCGCCGTGCATGTAGGCCAGCGAATAGACCTGCACCAGGAAGCTCACCATGCACACCACCATGAGCATGGCCGCGGCCGGCCCATCGATGAGCACGCCGATGGGCATGTCATAAAGGAAGGGCCTGCCGGCCACGGTGGCCCCAAAGGAGAACCAGTTCCAATCCATCTGATAGGGGAGATGGACGGAGCCGGCCACCGCGCCATAGAAGATCGCCGCGGACTGGATCAGGCACCAGCCGATGGCGGCGATGCCGACATAAGGCATGGGCGAGTGCGGGTCCTCCGGCGCGGCCAGGAGGATGATGAACGAGGTCACCAGCGGGATCAACGGGATGAGGTAGACGTGTTCGAGCATTCTTATCCCTTCAGCAGGTGGAAGTCCTCGACGTACGCGGTCGCGGAGTTGCGATAGATGGCCAGGACCAGAGCCAGGCCGACCACCACTTCGGCCGCGGCCACGGTGATGATGAAGAGAGCTACGGTCATCCCGCCGACCCCGGCCGGGTGCAGATAGTGGTTGAAGGCCGCCAAGTTGATGTTGGCGGCGTTGAACATCAGCTCGATGGACATGAGGATGCCGATGACGTTGCGGCGGGTCAGCGCGCCGAAGAGGCCGATCAGGAACAGCGCAGCGCCCAGGACGAGGTAGT belongs to Elusimicrobiota bacterium and includes:
- a CDS encoding NADH-quinone oxidoreductase subunit N; protein product: MQNLGLLAPEIALSLLGLGLMLADLLVPAKASKLLYHFAWVAAAVALVLIARGLSVPGGLPAGGGLWVVDAMSQFFKLAVLLSVIMTVMLCLEYGQLPPAQAGTFCALLIFSAVGMMLLVSATDLLLVFVALELISVSSFVLAGFERSNRKSNEGAIKYFLFGAFSSAIMVYGISLYYGATGTTRLVDPASAGLWLPALQSQGPVFSLAMLLILLGFGFKAAMAPMHFWVPDAYEGAPLPVTAFLSVAPKIATLGALARVYMILVPAAGLEFTTLLALLAMLTMTVGNTVAIFQDNVKRLLAYSSVAQAGYILIGIVSANALGLEGVLIYSLVYVAMNLGAFAVVQAVGDDGSRGGLGSYELAAFDGLAQRSLSLALLMTLFLLSLAGLPPLAGFIGKFYLFAAALDAGRSASGGASPAVFYSLAVVAVLNSVVSVYYYMKIAYHMFFVPAPSGTQAPALHAGPYLYACLAVAAAGVLYFGIYPDPLIANVKLSVPQLP
- the nuoL gene encoding NADH-quinone oxidoreductase subunit L, translating into MLEHVYLIPLIPLVTSFIILLAAPEDPHSPMPYVGIAAIGWCLIQSAAIFYGAVAGSVHLPYQMDWNWFSFGATVAGRPFLYDMPIGVLIDGPAAAMLMVVCMVSFLVQVYSLAYMHGDARFKRYYAYLSFFTAAMLGLVVSSNLLVTFCCWELVGFSSYILIGFWFERPEPAYAAKKAFITTKLGDLGLFVALLLIFSLVGSFQIPQIAQFVERGYMPAGAATAIGLGILCGAAGKSAQFPLFIWLPDAMEGPTPVSALIHAATMVAAGIYLVARCYFIYAASPTAMFTVAWVGALTAFLAATMAVVSYDIKRVLAFSTVSQLGFMMCALGCWGFTAGLFHLSTHAAFKALLFLCAGSVIHAVHTNDMRLMGNLSKKMPFTFAATFVGTLAIAGFPFFSGWYSKDMILERVYEFDPQLFAILALSAALTAFYMFRMVFMTFTGTERDLERYRHAHESPLTMTVPLGILAILSVFSGAIMEHDHIFERLVHFEAPAGLAPHLHEAPPGLGWMVTAAAFCSFLLSYWLYGGPNFRVAEDLKRRLAPLRNLLDRRYYLDDIFLALVDLGDRVARLAFWIDAQVIDRIFVDGWGLLTLAAAQLGQLFDSLFIDRMVDETGGLSVSLGGSLRWLIRRGMVQEYLLWTAAVLSTLAFMIAWR
- the nuoK gene encoding NADH-quinone oxidoreductase subunit NuoK → MSLGHYLVLGAALFLIGLFGALTRRNVIGILMSIELMFNAANINLAAFNHYLHPAGVGGMTVALFIITVAAAEVVVGLALVLAIYRNSATAYVEDFHLLKG
- a CDS encoding serine/threonine-protein kinase, yielding HAVAEEPPSSPPASRPSPTEDLVAAPPAEPVSVEHTVAEEPPQQYQAPEAQPGSPDDTLLGRQVGPCRVEALLGRGGMGAVYRAHHIPLDRPVALKVVSPEWLGSPAAAAAFVAEARIAARLEDPRIVQVYDVGVYGEQTYIVMQFLPGENLEAKVGRDGPLPPAEALRVIKEAALALAAAHRQGVVHRDVKPANIMLGPDGSVRLMDFGISVMTGRSEAQPEGISTMGSFDFMAPEQAFGGPPDPRMDLYSLGATYFYTLTARPPYEAKNAGDLLLRHREAPLPDVRELRPEVTAAVAGLIKRLMAKNPAARPAGAGHVLRELESPRMLLDVEASGSPFKLLPPPPEKEEEGFDSGAGFAPMAPAAPEEPEPAPEPAPAASPAPAAPHVVASSPLPPLPTAPAHRRQVVKVAAGVVGLAVMARLWHGTDRPDWAAAGVFAAAAAAFCLAQAGWRPWLRGLASGLAGVGMAAAFYRFGAGAFAWPAQTPDLDFFGLAAPGLVAAAAAFYLGVWTVDRRAAAGLMVGAGALLLLAAFSLQLPPEADWLQGVRGAAAQQGRRFVASGGLWRWGGLLALFLAGLFLWRRRSRSARSGQGPAILNWNR
- a CDS encoding NADH-quinone oxidoreductase subunit M, coding for MNILSLITFLPLAGALLVLALPKEKERAVQIVSLLFSGLALVLSAALFFYFDRQTSDMQFVERLPWIPSVGVQYFLGVDGLSFPLLLLTTLMTFVSLIASLNIKNRIKEYFFWFLILEVGMLGVFAALDLVLFYVFWEITLVPMYFLIGIWGGPKKEYAAIKFFLYTLTGSVFMLLGILAVYFKSSPHTFDLLVLLQAHPTWDRTFQIIVFLAFYLGFAVKVPAFPFHTWLPLAHVEAPTAVSVVLAAVLLKMGVYGIMRVSYGMLPLGFQWFLPFLVVIAVIGIVYGSLCAMAQSDMKKMVAYSSINHMGYCLLGIAGLSVTGFAGSVLEMVNHGIITGALFLLVGVIYDRAHTRDITAFGGLAAKVPVYAGIMSLACFASLGLPGLSGFWGELLCFVGAFPRWKIYTAVSVIGLLVTTAFFLRMLEKVFLGPFNEKWKDLTDLDARELCALLPLVALTIYLGIYPKPALDLINATVGHMAGLIK